GACGTGGTGGAGCTGCGGCGGCGCGTCGGAATGGTGTTTCAAAAGTCCAACCCCTTCCCCAAGTCGATCTACGAGAATGTGGCGTTCGGGCCGCGGATGGCGGGCTGGCGATCGGGCCGTGCCCTGGATGAGCTGGTCGAGCGCTGCTTGCGCCAGGCCGCCCTGTGGGAGGAGGTGAAAGATCGCCTCCACACCTCCGCTTGGGCGCTCTCCGGCGGCCAGCAGCAACGGCTGTGCATCGCCCGTGCCCTGGCCACTCAGCCCGAAGTCCTGCTCATGGATGAACCATGCAGCGCCCTGGACCCCAAGAGCACCCAGGCGGTGGAAGAATTGATCCTGCAATTGAAACAGCACTACACCATCGTCATCGTGACCCACAACATGCAGCAAGCGATGCGCGTCGCCGATTTCACCGCCTTCTTCTACGAAGGCCGACTGATCGAAAACGGACCGACAGCGGAGATGTTCGCCCACCCCAAGGAAAAGCGCACCGCCGACTATCTCTCCGGCCGGTTCGGCTGAAATCCCTCCTGGCTCTCCTCCCACGACGGAGCGCCGCCACACCTTCCGTTCCCCGCAGGTTGGGTGGAGACAAGCCCCCCTCTCCTTGCCGCCTTCCCATTCTTTGTTACCCTCCTGTCCTCTTTGTCTGCCTTCCCATCTCCTCGACACTCTCCAGCCGTAGGAGGACGATGAACTGGACCGAGACAATGGTTTGACGAAGGCCTGTCAGTCCAATGGTCTGGCAGTGGGGGGAATTAACTCTTGTGCAAGATGGGGATGGCGCCGCTCCAGGAAGCGGGGGGCTTGCGATTGTGTTGGAGGATGATTTCCATGAGGAGGTCTTTGCCGCGGTCGTCGGGTGGGATGCGATGGAGGAGGCGGTAGGCTTCGTCCCAGTGGCCTGCGAGGAAGGCATCGAGGGCTTGTTCGTAGGTGGTGATGTCGCTGTCGCTCAGGGGGGCCAGCGGACCGGCGGGAAGCAGTTCGGCCACGGTGAGGGGGCGGGTCAGCCCTGCGGGGATGAGGCGGGCCAGCCGGCGGACGCGCAGAAGCGAGCCGCTCTCACTTCCTTGCCGCAGGGCCGTGGCGGTGGCCTCGTCCAGAAGGATGGGAACGCGCAGGAGGCGGGTCAGGTCTTGCAGGCGCGCCGCGAGATTGACCGGCGGGCCGAAAACTGTGACTTTGACTTGCTCCGCCGTGCCGATGCCGCCGGCCACTGCCCGGCCGGAGGCGATCCCGATGCCGGCAC
The Thermogemmata fonticola DNA segment above includes these coding regions:
- the pstB gene encoding phosphate ABC transporter ATP-binding protein PstB, whose amino-acid sequence is MPSAAVRFRLERVNFWYGSHQALYDITLSIPARAVTAFIGPSGCGKSTLLRLLNRMNDLIEGTRHTGQVLLDGEDIYAPGQDVVELRRRVGMVFQKSNPFPKSIYENVAFGPRMAGWRSGRALDELVERCLRQAALWEEVKDRLHTSAWALSGGQQQRLCIARALATQPEVLLMDEPCSALDPKSTQAVEELILQLKQHYTIVIVTHNMQQAMRVADFTAFFYEGRLIENGPTAEMFAHPKEKRTADYLSGRFG